The following proteins are co-located in the Colletotrichum lupini chromosome 4, complete sequence genome:
- a CDS encoding POT family protein, translated as MPAGDTIEQSLSESQLREGSYDMKYYEDVSLDEKRGIQPRPDAPTDEELQTLRRVSDHIPFKLFTIAFVELCERFSYYGSVIVVITNFIQQPLPAGSTTGAAPNGQPGALGMGQQASTGITTFNQFWQYFMPLFGAWVADKYWGQYKTICISIAVDLVGHLILITAAIPPVVTKPAGNSLSALLVGMITIGFATGGFKPNVSPLIAEQLEIDHLTVRTLTTGEKVIVDPAITINRVYNWFYMFINIGALVGQISMVYAEKYVGFWLSFTLPTCMLALCPLVMWWGKGRYRDQPPTGSVLGPALRTFLFAQKGRWSINPVKTWRNMHDGTFWERVKPSNFSDATRPKWMTFDDAWVEELRRGFAACAVFSWYPIYWLSYNQFSQAATMQLNGLPNDILSNLDPIALILFIPLCDLVLYPTLRKLRIPFTPIKKIAFGFFTGAMAMVWACVLQYYIYKRSACGQFASGTLPNGDPCPPVDILVWAQTGAYVLIALSEIFASITSLEYAFSKAPKNMRSMVQAVALFMSAISAALGQAFTPLSTDPYLVWNYGIVAVLAGVAGVIFWFQFRDLDKEEDAMNELPEGRIGQGVAPATEMSRMDNSGKRD; from the exons ATGCCAGCTGGGGATACGATTGAACAGTCACTCTCTGAGTCTCAGCTTAGAGAGGGTTCATACGACATGAAGTATTATGAAGACGTATCTCTCGACGAGAAGAGGGGTATCCAGCCGCGGCCAGATGCGCCGACCGACGAAGAGTTGCAGACTCTGAGGAGAGTTTCGGACCACATTCCCTTCAAGCTCTTCACCATCGCCTTTGTCGAGCTGTGCGAGCGCTTCTCGTACTATGGCTCCGTTATTGTCGTGA TCACCAACTTCATCCAACAACCTCTCCCAGCGGGCTCGACGACCGGCGCCGCGCCCAATGGCCAACCCGGTGCGCTTGGGATGGGCCAGCAGGCGTCAACCGGCATCACGACCTTTAACCAATTCTGGCAGTACTTCATGCCCTTGTTCGGTGCCTGGGTCGCCGACAAGTACTGGGGCCAGTACAAGACCATCTGCATCTCCATCGCCGTTGATCTCGTAGGCCACTTGATTCTCATCACCGCCGCTATCCCACCCGTCGTCACGAAGCCAGCCGGGAACTCGCTATCGGCACTGCTCGTAGGCATGAT AACGATTGGTTTTGCCACAGGAGGTTTCAAACCCAACGTCAGTCCCTTGATCGCGGAGCAGCTCGAGATCGATCACTTGACCGTAAGGACGCTCACGACGGGAGAGAAGGTGATTGTCGACCCTGCCATCACCATCAACAGGGTCTACAACTGGTTTTACATGTTCATCAATATTGGCGCTCTGGTCGGCCAGATCTCAATGGTGTACGCTGAGAAGTACGTCGGTTTCTGGCTGAGCTTTACGCTGCCGACCTGCATGCTGGCGCTGTGCCCCCTGGTCATGTGGTGGGGAAAGGGTAGATATCGCGATCAGCCCCCGACGGGCTCGGTTTTGGGACCGGCTCTGCGGACGTTTCTCTTTGCTCAGAAGGGTAGATGGTCGATTAACCCAGTCAAGACTTGGAGGAACATGCATGACGGGACCTTCTGGGAGAGGGTCAAGCCTTCTAACTTCTCCGATGCGACTCGGCCAAAGTGGATGACCTTTGACGACGCCTGGGTCGAAGAGCT GCGTCGTGGCTTCGCAGCTTGTGCCGTATTTTCATGGTATCCCATCTACTGGCTCTCGTATAATCAAT TCTCTCAAGCCGCCACCATGCAGCTCAACGGCCTCCCCAATGATATCCTCTCCAATCTCGACCCCATAGCCCTCATTCTCTTCATCCCGCTCTGCGACCTAGTGCTCTATCCGACCCTCCGCAAGCTCAGGATCCCCTTCACGCCCATCAAGAAGATCGCTTTTGGCTTCTTCACCGGCGCCATGGCCATGGTCTGGGCCTGCGTGCTGCAGTACTACATCTACAAGCGCTCCGCCTGCGGCCAGTTCGCCTCGGGCACCCTACCCAACGGCGACCCCTGCCCTCCCGTTGACATTCTCGTCTGGGCCCAGACGGGCGCCTACGTGCTCATCGCCCTGTCCGAGATCTTTGCCAGCATCACCAGCCTCGAGTACGCTTTCAGCAAGGCGCCTAAAAACATGCGGTCCATGGTCCAGGCTGTGGCGCTCTTCATGTCGGCCATCTCCGCGGCGTTGGGGCAGGCTTTCACGCCGTTGAGTACCGACCCATATCTGGTATGGAACTATGGCATCGTGGCCGTGCTGGCTGGCGTGGCGGGTGTGATCTTCTGGTTTCAGTTCAGGGATTTGGATAAGGAGGAGGATGCGATGAACGAGTTGCCCGAGGGTCGTATTGGGCAGGGTGTTGCTCCTGCTACTGAAATGTCACGGATGGATAACAGTGGGAAGAGGGACTGA
- a CDS encoding NmrA-like family protein has translation MVTLMPSQLNGIGIPIRPAKQQQQHQQQDHSNHHYHGDSAVYSAVRTHKHSRSSYSDASPLSSSRNNSLTFRPFKRPMPTPNKTIAVINASGRQAASFIRVATAVGYHVRAQLRNLEGVVATEVNSNPNVTVLVGELYTRHKPTPDNRDVTTNGPISGVGVNHDLINDLFRGTQLAFINTTFYGDEFQIGKALADAAKKAGVQHYVYSTMPDHAAYSSDWPSLPLWAAKHQVEEYVRSIGMPATFVYTGIYNNNFTSLPYPLFCMELQQDGSFTWQAPFHEDVKLPWLDAEHDVGPSILQIFKDGVAKWRTKRVALAWEMLTPREACEAFARGVGRPVKYIRGPIELKVKIPNGYRQQLEALEKLFSLGHEDPKKQPPYFGDVELEENCLTQSMTLWEGPRGLEEYAQEAFPLEEQANGLTWMLEEEEEAPEEEVASVVHQRDHEVQQQEEEEEEEYSDEEDEGLTMRGLKRDEEEWLA, from the coding sequence ATGGTGACCCTGATGCCTTCCCAACTCAACGGGATTGGGATCCCTATCCGACCCGCCaagcaacaacagcaacacCAACAGCAGGATCACTCAAATCACCACTACCACGGCGACTCAGCTGTCTACAGCGCCGTCAGGACACACAAGCACTCGCGTTCATCATACTCTGACGCATCGCCGTTGTCTTCTTCAAGAAACAACTCCCTCACCTTCCGCCCTTTTAAGCGTCCGATGCCCACCCCGAACAAGACGATTGCTGTCATCAATGCCAGCGGTCGTCAGGCTGCATCATTCATTAGAGTTGCCACGGCTGTGGGCTACCACGTACGCGCTCAGCTGCGGAATCTCGAAGGCGTCGTAGCCACCGAAGTCAACTCAAATCCTAATGTCACCGTCCTTGTCGGCGAGCTGTACACTAGACACAAGCCCACTCCGGACAACAGAGACGTGACAACCAACGGTCCCATTTCCGGTGTTGGTGTAAACCACGACTTGATCAATGACCTCTTCCGCGGTACTCAGCTGGCTTTCATCAACACCACCTTCTATGGAGATGAGTTCCAGATTGGAAAGGCACTTGCCGACGCCGCTAAGAAGGCTGGTGTACAACACTATGTCTACTCCACGATGCCAGATCATGCCGCATACAGCTCAGATTGGCCATCACTTCCTCTCTGGGCTGCCAAGCATCAGGTCGAAGAGTATGTCCGCTCCATTGGCATGCCTGCCACCTTTGTGTACACTGGCATTTACAACAACAACTTCACCTCGCTGCCCTACCCGCTCTTCTGCATGGAACTCCAGCAGGATGGTTCTTTCACTTGGCAAGCCCCATTCCACGAAGATGTGAAGTTGCCTTGGCTGGATGCTGAGCACGATGTTGGTCCCTCCATCCTGCAAATATTCAAGGATGGTGTGGCCAAGTGGCGCACAAAGCGTGTCGCCTTGGCTTGGGAGATGCTGACTCCACGCGAGGCCTGTGAGGCTTTTGCGAGAGGTGTTGGACGGCCAGTCAAGTACATCCGGGGCCCGATCGAGCTCAAGGTGAAGATCCCCAATGGCTATCGTCAACAACTCGAGGCGCTGGAGAAGCTCTTCTCTCTCGGCCACGAAGATCCCAAAAAGCAACCTCCCTACTTTGGAGATGTAGAGCTGGAAGAAAACTGCCTTACTCAGTCCATGACACTTTGGGAGGGCCCGAGAGGTTTGGAAGAATACGCACAGGAAGCTTTCCCGTTGGAGGAACAAGCCAACGGCTTGACGTGGATgttggaggaagaggaagaggcgcCCGAGGAGGAAGTTGCGTCAGTAGTTCACCAACGGGATCATGAAGTGCAACaacaagaagaggaagaagaggaggagtaTTCAGACGAGGAAGACGAAGGCCTGACGATGAGAGGCCTGAAGAGAGACGAGGAGGAATGGCTCGCATGA
- a CDS encoding C-8 sterol isomerase, whose product MTCVWCELAPVANLPFGSVCEAGVSKSVPFARWLRLHLSETRNPTIKAPSGHWQLELPGAVAHGRKGKMQGPANLSTKNNKRCDNGYCSSTKPFLNPSRRCSRRQTPFPCAPSPFSSTSYSRLFAQITMPSLGRLFTLALWIGLLTPIYMFLEKNLEKFYIFDHEHLHDLSKRAIATHGNDTRSVVNYIVTELNGLHPTNVNLDEEWVFNNAGGAMGAMYIIHASITEYLIVFGTAIGTEGHSGRHTADDYFNILYGTQLAYVPGKYEPEVYPQGTVHHLHRGDVKQYKMDEGCFALEYARGWIPPMLFFGFADGLSSTLDFPTLWTTTRITGREMISNLLKGKF is encoded by the exons GTGTCTGGTGTGAGCTGGCCCCAGTCGCGAATCTTCCTTTCGGCTCCGTATGTGAGGCTGGAGTATCAAAGTCCGTCCCGTTTGCTCGGTGGTTGAGATTGCACTTGTCAGAAACCCGAAA CCCCACCATCAAAGCTCCGTCAGGCCACTGGCAACTTGAGCTTCCGGGGGCGGTGGCGCATGGCAGAAAGGGCAAAATGCAGGGTCCTGCCAATCTCTCAACCAAAAACAATAAGCGATGCGACAACGGGTACTGCAGCTCAACGAAGCCCTTCTTAAACCCATCTCGCCGGTGCTCCCGTCGCCAAACACCTTTCCCGTGTGCGCCCTCCCCGTTCTCCTCCACT TCTTACTCCAGACTTTTTGCGCAAATCACAATGCCGTCTCTCGGGCGCCTGTTTACACTGGCGCTGTGGATCGGTCTCCTGACCCCCATCTACATGTTCCTCGAGAAGAACTTGGAAAAGTTCTACATCTTTGATCACGAGCACCTGCACGACCTCTCTAAGCGCGCCATCGCCACCCATGGAAACGACACGCGCTCCGTCGTCAACTACATTGTGACCGAGCTCAACGGCCTGCACCCCACCAACGTCAACCTCGACGAGGAATGGGTCTTTAACAACGCCGGTGGTGCCATGGGCGCTATGTACATCATTCACGCCA GCATCACCGAGTACCTCATCGTCTTCGGCACCGCCATCGGAACCGAGGGCCACTCCGGCCGTCACACCGCCGACGACTACTTCAACATCCTCTACGGCACCCAGCTCGCCTACGTCCCCGGCAAGTACGAGCCCGAAGTCTACCCCCAGGGCACCGTCCACCACCTCCACCGCGGCGACGTCAAGCAGTACAAGATGGACGAGGGCTGCTTCGCGCTCGAGTACGCCCGCGGCTGGATCCCGCCCATGCTCTTCTTTGGCTTCGCCGACGGCCTGTCCAGCACCCTCGACTTCCCCACACTGTGGACGACGACCCGTATCACCGGTCGCGAGATGATTTCCAACCTGCTCAAGGGCAAGTTCTAG